One genomic window of Microbacterium testaceum StLB037 includes the following:
- the cydD gene encoding thiol reductant ABC exporter subunit CydD, producing the protein MRPVDPRLVRYATAARGFLVVTAAIVLAQTGVIVGFAWALTSALVGAISGRPPAELWAHVGVAASLVLVRGLLIVASERVSARGAAVASLQLREKVVAAVARLGPRWLAGRNTATLATTAGHGLEALDAYFGRYLPQLVATAITMPILIGAIALADPLSGLIVVLTIPLIPIFMVLIGLATRSVQQKQYRTLGRLAARFSDTVEGLGTLKAFGRQHRAADTIETVTRDYKRETMTVLRVSFLSGFALEFLASISVAIIAVTIGFRLLAGDLSLLVGLFVLLLAPEAYLPLRQVGVQFHAASEGVAATGEIFDALDAARKTPVPDAETPATGSTVALHEVRVDREEHRMPRVSLSVGPGEVVLVTGPSGVGKSSLIAALLGYAAHDGEVRVDGVAVPHARAAAAWAGQRPGLVSGTVHDNVSLGSPADPAAIATALADAGAADIDPATPLGAGGSGLSGGQAQRVAVARALYRARVAGAPVLVLDEPSSALDATTEAHLWATLRREADAGRGVLLVSHRPSARSIADRVVVLRPEASEPAPEVPEPVREVPEPPREVAEPAPEVPEPVEGTGGFDELSHLRPAREAPEPVREVPEPVEGTGGFDELSHLRPAPGHGEGRS; encoded by the coding sequence ATGCGTCCCGTGGACCCGCGGCTCGTCCGCTACGCGACGGCCGCGCGCGGGTTCCTCGTCGTCACCGCCGCGATCGTCCTGGCGCAGACCGGCGTGATCGTCGGCTTCGCGTGGGCCCTGACCTCGGCGCTCGTCGGCGCGATCAGCGGGCGCCCGCCGGCGGAACTCTGGGCGCACGTCGGGGTCGCGGCATCCCTGGTCCTCGTCCGCGGGCTGCTGATCGTCGCCTCGGAGCGCGTGTCGGCGCGGGGAGCGGCCGTCGCCTCGCTGCAGCTGCGCGAGAAGGTCGTCGCCGCGGTGGCGCGGCTCGGACCCCGCTGGCTCGCCGGTCGCAACACCGCGACCCTCGCAACGACCGCGGGACACGGCCTCGAGGCGCTCGACGCCTACTTCGGTCGCTACCTGCCCCAGCTCGTCGCGACCGCGATCACGATGCCCATCCTCATCGGTGCGATCGCCCTCGCCGATCCGCTCTCGGGCCTGATCGTCGTGCTGACGATCCCGCTCATCCCGATCTTCATGGTGCTGATCGGACTCGCCACCCGGTCCGTGCAGCAGAAGCAGTACCGCACTCTGGGCCGGCTCGCCGCACGCTTCTCGGACACCGTCGAGGGCCTCGGCACGCTCAAGGCGTTCGGACGTCAGCACCGCGCGGCCGACACGATCGAGACCGTCACGCGCGACTACAAGCGCGAGACGATGACGGTGCTGCGCGTGTCGTTCCTGTCGGGTTTCGCGCTGGAGTTCCTGGCATCCATCTCGGTCGCGATCATCGCGGTCACGATCGGATTCCGCCTGCTCGCCGGCGACCTGTCGCTGCTCGTCGGACTGTTCGTGCTGCTGCTCGCCCCCGAGGCGTACCTTCCGCTGCGCCAGGTCGGCGTGCAGTTCCACGCGGCGTCGGAGGGGGTGGCGGCGACGGGCGAGATCTTCGACGCCCTCGACGCGGCGCGGAAGACGCCTGTCCCGGATGCCGAGACCCCGGCGACCGGATCGACGGTGGCGCTGCACGAGGTGCGCGTGGACCGCGAAGAGCACCGGATGCCGCGGGTGTCGCTCTCGGTCGGACCCGGCGAGGTGGTGCTTGTGACCGGCCCCAGCGGCGTCGGCAAGTCGTCGCTGATCGCCGCGCTGCTCGGATACGCGGCGCACGACGGAGAGGTGCGGGTCGACGGGGTCGCCGTGCCTCACGCGCGCGCCGCCGCAGCCTGGGCCGGACAGCGACCCGGACTCGTCTCGGGGACCGTGCACGACAACGTCTCGCTCGGGTCTCCCGCGGATCCCGCCGCGATCGCCACCGCCCTCGCCGACGCGGGCGCGGCCGACATCGACCCCGCCACCCCGCTCGGCGCGGGCGGGTCGGGCCTCTCGGGCGGTCAGGCGCAGCGCGTGGCGGTGGCGCGGGCGCTGTACCGGGCCCGAGTCGCGGGAGCCCCGGTGCTGGTGCTCGACGAGCCCTCGAGTGCGCTGGATGCCACGACCGAGGCGCACCTGTGGGCGACGCTGCGCCGCGAGGCCGACGCCGGCCGCGGCGTGCTGCTCGTGTCGCACCGCCCGTCCGCACGGTCGATCGCGGATCGCGTGGTGGTGCTGCGGCCCGAGGCCTCGGAGCCCGCACCCGAGGTCCCTGAGCCCGTGCGCGAGGTCCCTGAGCCCCCGCGCGAGGTCGCCGAGCCCGCACCCGAGGTCCCTGAGCCTGTCGAAGGGACCGGAGGCTTCGACGAGCTCAGCCACCTCCGCCCCGCACGGGAGGCCCCTGAGCCCGTGCGCGAGGTCCCTGAGCCTGTCGAAGGGACCGGAGGCTTCGACGAGCTCAGCCACCTCCGCCCCGCACCTGGACACGGGGAGGGGCGCTCGTGA